The following coding sequences lie in one Streptomyces sp. NBC_00510 genomic window:
- a CDS encoding CDP-glycerol:glycerophosphate glycerophosphotransferase, whose protein sequence is MPRFSVIVPVHQVQGYLRACLDSVLSQSLPDLEVIAVDDRSPDHCGRILDEYAARDCRVVALHHEENLGVGRARNTGAERATGDYLLFLDGDDTLAPGSLETVAERLKQDGDPDILYFDHVRTYWWEAAEKSVFGDLLASAGTDVFRITERPEFLRLFAMTSNRVYRRAFYRGHGFSFSDGIYEDALVSYVTMLSAERISCLARAVLEYRQRRSGASTRSPGRNHFVILDQYTRLFDFLDAPGREHLAPLRPMLFERAVSHFLFCLGNPDRIPPRLRGAFFRLAARWYARNLPEGFVPPADKATAYRRLARGSWPLARLGDVPREARKELTRRRRRLRRQVAQRAKAALYAYHLRRPLDPNLAVYSAYWDRGVFCNPAAIYHKAREIAPGVHGVWLVRKSDVPRVPKGVDYVVPRTRRYWRLMARATYLISNVNFPNDVRKRPGSVHLQTHHGTPLKKMGIDQQRYPASAKGMSFRRLLERVDRWDYSVSSNPHSSEIWERVYPSSWQHLETGYPRNDVFLTAGAAEVSHARAALGIAPGRTAVLYAPTTRDYQRNFVPRLDVERVCRALGEGFVLLTRIHYFHGEDARLKALHEEGLLVDVSRHPSVEQLCLAADALVTDYSSIMFDYALLDRPIVVHADDWPVYRASRGVYFDLLSGTPGETPGAVSTSDDELIAVFRDGAWNSPEAAGLREAFRRRFCAFDDGRAAERVVRRVFLGESEPLPVVPLEARTPAPAPALLAGAPPQGPRPGPQEAAARP, encoded by the coding sequence ATGCCCCGCTTCTCCGTCATCGTCCCGGTCCACCAGGTGCAGGGCTATCTGCGCGCCTGCCTCGACTCGGTGCTGTCGCAGTCACTGCCCGACCTCGAGGTGATCGCCGTCGACGACCGCTCGCCGGACCACTGCGGCCGCATCCTCGACGAGTACGCGGCCCGCGACTGCCGGGTGGTCGCGCTGCACCACGAGGAGAACCTGGGCGTGGGGCGGGCCCGCAACACCGGTGCCGAGCGGGCCACCGGCGACTACCTGCTCTTCCTCGACGGCGACGACACCCTCGCCCCCGGCTCGCTGGAGACGGTCGCCGAGCGCCTGAAGCAGGACGGCGACCCGGACATCCTCTACTTCGACCACGTGCGCACCTACTGGTGGGAGGCGGCCGAGAAGAGCGTCTTCGGCGACCTGCTCGCCTCGGCCGGCACCGACGTCTTCCGGATCACCGAACGCCCCGAGTTCCTGCGGCTGTTCGCGATGACCTCCAACCGGGTCTACCGCCGCGCCTTCTACCGGGGACACGGCTTCTCCTTCAGCGACGGCATCTACGAGGACGCCCTCGTCTCGTACGTGACGATGCTCAGCGCCGAACGGATCTCCTGCCTGGCCCGGGCGGTGCTGGAGTACCGGCAGCGGCGCAGCGGCGCCAGCACCCGCAGCCCGGGCCGCAACCACTTCGTCATCCTCGACCAGTACACCCGGCTCTTCGACTTCCTTGACGCGCCCGGCCGCGAACACCTCGCGCCGCTGCGGCCGATGCTGTTCGAGCGGGCCGTCAGCCACTTCCTGTTCTGCCTCGGCAACCCCGACCGGATCCCGCCGCGGCTGCGCGGCGCGTTCTTCCGGCTCGCGGCCCGCTGGTACGCCCGCAACCTGCCGGAGGGGTTCGTGCCGCCCGCGGACAAGGCCACCGCCTACCGGCGGCTGGCCCGCGGCAGCTGGCCGCTGGCCCGGCTGGGCGACGTACCGCGCGAGGCCCGCAAGGAGCTGACCCGGCGCAGGCGGCGGCTGCGCCGGCAGGTCGCGCAGCGGGCCAAGGCCGCCCTGTACGCCTACCACCTGCGGCGGCCGCTCGACCCCAACCTCGCGGTGTACTCGGCGTACTGGGACCGCGGGGTGTTCTGCAACCCGGCCGCGATCTACCACAAGGCACGGGAGATCGCCCCGGGCGTCCACGGGGTGTGGCTGGTCCGCAAGTCCGACGTCCCCCGGGTGCCCAAGGGCGTGGACTACGTCGTGCCGCGCACCCGGCGCTACTGGCGGCTGATGGCCCGGGCCACGTACCTGATCAGCAACGTCAACTTCCCCAACGACGTCCGCAAGCGGCCCGGCAGCGTCCACCTGCAGACCCACCACGGCACCCCGCTGAAGAAGATGGGCATCGACCAGCAGCGCTACCCCGCCTCCGCCAAGGGCATGAGCTTCCGCCGGCTGCTGGAGCGGGTGGACCGCTGGGACTACAGCGTGTCCTCCAACCCGCACTCCAGCGAGATCTGGGAACGCGTGTACCCCTCCTCCTGGCAGCACCTGGAGACCGGCTACCCACGCAACGACGTCTTCCTGACCGCCGGCGCCGCCGAGGTCTCCCACGCCCGCGCGGCCCTGGGCATCGCCCCCGGCCGCACCGCGGTCCTGTACGCGCCGACGACCCGCGACTACCAGCGCAACTTCGTGCCGCGGCTGGACGTGGAACGGGTGTGCCGGGCGCTCGGCGAGGGCTTCGTCCTGCTCACCCGCATCCACTACTTCCACGGCGAGGACGCCCGGCTGAAGGCGCTGCACGAGGAAGGGCTGCTGGTCGACGTGTCCCGGCACCCGTCGGTCGAACAGCTGTGCCTGGCCGCCGACGCCCTGGTCACCGACTACTCGTCGATCATGTTCGACTACGCGCTCCTCGACCGGCCCATCGTCGTCCACGCCGACGACTGGCCGGTCTACCGGGCCAGCCGCGGCGTCTACTTCGACCTGCTGTCCGGCACCCCCGGCGAGACCCCCGGCGCCGTCTCCACCAGCGACGACGAGCTGATCGCGGTCTTCCGCGACGGCGCCTGGAACAGCCCGGAGGCAGCCGGACTGCGGGAGGCGTTCCGCCGCCGCTTCTGCGCCTTCGACGACGGCCGGGCCGCCGAGCGGGTCGTGCGGCGGGTCTTCCTCGGCGAGAGCGAGCCGCTGCCCGTCGTGCCCCTGGAGGCCCGCACCCCCGCGCCCGCTCCCGCGCTCCTGGCCGGCGCCCCGCCGCAGGGACCGCGCCCCGGTCCGCAGGAGGCCGCCGCACGGCCGTAG
- a CDS encoding CDP-glycerol glycerophosphotransferase family protein, whose product MVSRTPRLTVVVPVHNVESWLQECLRSVSAQTFDALDVVMVDDGSTDSGPEIAQGFADRDPRFRLVRQDNGGLGHARNTGTRHADPRTEYLCFLDSDDILPPRAYERLVGLLDGSGSDFATGNVWRLTADGRSQAWQHRDMTRTVTGTHITRDLSLLSDRVAWNKVFRRSFWERHRLAFPEGVLYEDTPLTIPAHFLADAVDVTHEHVYYWRIREGSITRRRTDVKGVRDRIAAVDHVSRFLGDPARTRWTSFKRAYDRSVLTDDLLYFIDALPMAGPEYRRVFMDRCRDWLTRVDPTLFPELPVGLRIKWHLIVKDRLDDLLTVLDHEQRNSAGFGVTGPPLRKRAVLRGADGGRITLPASAARLRRADFPVRARVREVVRENGRIVLRGYAYLRNIDADRKGAAHITAVAVHGHGRRAKVVLLPVRIRQEPAATLNSRQEEHCYDWSGFEITIDPARLTTGRRQGEPGAGRWQLGVVVAAKGVIRKAGLRAADAGSGASPPSYAAGGGMRLVPYYRQGRLHLSVEPEVRRLTGHRATGDGTAVELDFTGAPQATAVRLTHSATPTVLEYPLEPAVSGETDDGVRRARVPLADLAAARPALDAGPKEVRPEDTDSWDVALLRPGHADPVHLDGALPAGHYDLGTDPRLGGTPRRLLVEAKASGKLVLRDRTPQPVADAIGWTAEGALVVAGRLAPGSAPGPAELVLRHGTHRVEHAVPVQADGVPGRRPGFPPPSSAIPPLPSVPEDAAGPGPHEGRRFTATLRPGTLESLAGTVPLPAGRWYLHLRDGAGTEAPVRVAPGVFEALPMAAEAGGKSFSVDRRFHDRLFLDARPTVPEPQRGPYRQRALRESHHPRTRGLPRRESVLYSAFDGRAYGDSPRAVHEELLRRRAADGLEHLWVVRDGQAPPPATARPVVLHSAAWYEALARSRYVVTNTHLPEWFVRRPDQTVLQTWHGTPLKRTGRDLAGTLCADLVHLPRPPRDPSAQWSLLLSPNAYSTPLLRAALGYDGPVAETGLPRTDVLFADDRGKVAAALRDRLRIPRDRTVVLYAPTRRDDLAYDAEHYRMSPHLDLAEAERALGADHVLLFRSHPLVADRVRTPRSGFVRDVSCHPEVAELLLVADVLVTDYASPAADFANTGRPMLFLVPDLEHFRDTLRGFYPDFEAQAPGPLLQSTADLAGALRDLGTVARHSADAYAHFRATFCHLDDGGAAARAVDRLLEPDRHRP is encoded by the coding sequence ATGGTGTCGCGCACGCCCCGCCTCACGGTCGTCGTTCCGGTCCACAACGTCGAGAGCTGGCTGCAGGAATGCCTGCGCTCGGTCTCCGCACAGACCTTCGACGCGCTCGACGTGGTCATGGTGGACGACGGCTCCACCGACTCCGGCCCGGAGATCGCCCAGGGCTTCGCCGACCGCGACCCGCGCTTCCGCCTGGTCCGGCAGGACAACGGCGGACTGGGCCACGCCCGCAACACCGGCACCCGCCACGCCGACCCGCGCACCGAGTACCTGTGCTTCCTCGACAGCGACGACATCCTGCCGCCGCGCGCCTACGAGCGGCTGGTGGGCCTGCTGGACGGGTCGGGCTCGGACTTCGCGACCGGCAACGTGTGGCGGCTGACCGCCGACGGCCGCAGCCAGGCCTGGCAGCACCGGGACATGACCCGCACCGTCACCGGCACCCACATCACCCGGGACCTGAGCCTGCTTTCCGACCGGGTCGCCTGGAACAAGGTCTTCCGCCGCTCCTTCTGGGAGCGCCACCGCCTCGCCTTCCCCGAGGGCGTGCTCTACGAGGACACCCCGCTCACCATCCCGGCGCATTTCCTCGCCGACGCCGTCGACGTGACGCACGAGCACGTCTACTACTGGCGGATCCGCGAGGGCTCCATCACCCGGCGCCGCACCGACGTCAAGGGCGTGCGCGACCGGATCGCCGCCGTCGACCACGTCAGCCGCTTCCTCGGCGACCCGGCCCGCACGCGCTGGACCTCCTTCAAACGGGCCTACGACCGCTCGGTCCTCACCGACGACCTGCTGTACTTCATCGACGCCCTGCCGATGGCCGGCCCCGAGTACCGGCGGGTCTTCATGGACCGCTGCCGCGACTGGCTCACCCGGGTCGACCCCACCCTCTTCCCCGAGCTGCCCGTCGGGCTGCGCATCAAGTGGCACCTGATCGTCAAGGACCGCCTCGACGACCTGCTGACGGTGCTCGACCACGAGCAGCGCAACTCCGCCGGCTTCGGCGTCACCGGCCCGCCGCTGCGCAAGCGGGCGGTGCTGCGCGGCGCCGACGGCGGCCGGATCACCCTGCCGGCCTCGGCGGCCCGGCTGCGGCGCGCGGACTTCCCCGTCCGGGCGCGGGTGCGCGAGGTGGTGCGGGAGAACGGGCGGATCGTCCTGCGCGGCTACGCCTACCTGCGCAACATCGACGCCGACCGCAAGGGCGCCGCGCACATCACCGCGGTCGCCGTCCACGGCCACGGCCGCCGGGCCAAGGTGGTGCTGCTGCCGGTCAGGATCCGGCAGGAGCCCGCCGCGACCCTCAACTCGCGCCAGGAGGAACACTGCTACGACTGGTCGGGCTTCGAGATCACCATCGACCCGGCGCGGCTGACCACCGGCCGCCGCCAGGGCGAACCAGGGGCCGGCCGCTGGCAGCTCGGGGTGGTCGTCGCGGCGAAGGGGGTCATCCGCAAGGCGGGCCTGCGGGCCGCGGACGCGGGCTCGGGGGCGTCCCCGCCGTCGTACGCGGCCGGCGGCGGCATGCGGCTCGTGCCGTACTACCGGCAGGGGCGGCTGCACCTGTCGGTGGAGCCGGAGGTGCGGCGGCTGACCGGCCACCGGGCGACCGGCGACGGCACCGCGGTGGAACTGGACTTCACGGGCGCGCCACAGGCGACGGCGGTACGGCTGACGCACTCCGCGACGCCCACCGTGCTGGAGTACCCGCTGGAACCGGCGGTCTCCGGGGAGACGGACGACGGCGTCCGCCGGGCCCGCGTGCCCCTCGCCGACCTGGCGGCCGCCCGGCCCGCGCTGGACGCCGGCCCCAAGGAGGTCCGCCCGGAGGACACCGACAGCTGGGACGTCGCGCTGCTGCGCCCCGGGCACGCCGACCCCGTCCACCTCGACGGCGCGCTGCCCGCCGGGCACTACGACCTGGGCACCGACCCCCGGCTCGGCGGGACGCCGCGGCGGCTGCTGGTCGAGGCGAAGGCGTCGGGGAAGCTGGTGCTGCGCGACCGCACCCCGCAGCCGGTGGCCGACGCCATCGGCTGGACCGCCGAGGGCGCCCTGGTCGTGGCCGGCCGCCTCGCGCCCGGCTCCGCCCCCGGGCCGGCCGAACTGGTGCTGCGGCACGGCACGCACCGCGTGGAGCACGCCGTCCCGGTCCAGGCCGACGGCGTACCGGGACGCCGCCCCGGCTTCCCGCCGCCGTCCAGCGCGATCCCGCCACTGCCGTCCGTGCCGGAGGACGCCGCGGGGCCGGGCCCGCACGAGGGGCGCCGTTTCACCGCCACCCTGCGCCCCGGCACGCTGGAGTCCCTCGCCGGCACCGTCCCGCTGCCCGCCGGCCGCTGGTACCTGCACCTGCGCGACGGCGCCGGCACGGAAGCGCCGGTGCGGGTCGCGCCCGGGGTGTTCGAGGCGCTGCCGATGGCGGCGGAGGCGGGCGGCAAGTCCTTCTCCGTCGACCGGCGCTTCCACGACCGGCTGTTCCTCGACGCCCGGCCCACCGTGCCAGAGCCGCAGCGCGGCCCGTACCGGCAGCGGGCGCTGCGCGAGAGCCACCATCCGCGCACCCGCGGGCTGCCGCGCCGCGAGTCGGTGCTCTACAGCGCCTTCGACGGGCGGGCGTACGGGGACTCGCCGCGCGCCGTCCACGAGGAGCTGCTGCGCCGCCGCGCCGCGGACGGCCTGGAGCACCTGTGGGTGGTCAGGGACGGCCAGGCCCCGCCGCCGGCGACCGCGCGGCCGGTCGTGCTGCACAGCGCCGCCTGGTACGAGGCGCTCGCCCGCAGCCGCTACGTCGTCACCAACACGCACCTGCCGGAGTGGTTCGTGCGCCGCCCGGACCAGACCGTGCTGCAGACCTGGCACGGCACCCCCCTCAAGCGGACCGGCCGGGACCTCGCCGGCACCCTGTGCGCGGACCTGGTGCACCTGCCCCGCCCGCCACGCGACCCGAGCGCCCAGTGGAGCCTGCTGCTGTCGCCGAACGCGTACAGCACCCCGCTGCTGCGGGCCGCGCTCGGCTACGACGGCCCGGTCGCCGAGACGGGACTGCCCCGCACGGACGTGCTCTTCGCCGACGACCGCGGCAAGGTGGCCGCCGCGCTGCGCGACCGGCTGCGGATCCCCAGGGACCGCACCGTCGTGCTGTACGCGCCGACGCGCCGCGACGACCTGGCGTACGACGCCGAGCACTACCGCATGTCGCCCCACCTGGACCTGGCGGAGGCCGAACGCGCCCTGGGCGCCGACCACGTGCTGCTCTTCCGCTCCCACCCCCTGGTCGCCGACCGCGTCCGCACCCCGCGCTCCGGGTTCGTGCGCGACGTGTCCTGCCACCCGGAGGTGGCGGAGCTGCTGCTGGTCGCCGACGTCCTGGTCACCGACTACGCCTCCCCCGCGGCCGACTTCGCCAACACCGGCCGCCCGATGCTCTTCCTCGTCCCCGACCTGGAGCACTTCCGCGACACCCTGCGCGGCTTCTACCCCGACTTCGAGGCCCAGGCCCCGGGCCCGCTGCTGCAGTCCACCGCCGACCTGGCGGGCGCGCTGCGCGACCTCGGCACCGTGGCACGGCACAGCGCCGACGCGTACGCGCACTTCCGCGCGACCTTCTGCCACCTCGACGACGGCGGTGCGGCGGCCCGCGCCGTCGACCGGCTGCTCGAACCCGACCGTCACCGACCCTGA
- a CDS encoding CDP-glycerol glycerophosphotransferase family protein, protein MPRFSVIVPVWKTQGYVRACLESVLGQRYADLELIAVDDCSPDGSAAVVDEVAAADPRVLPLRRPRNAGPGAARNAGAARASGDYLLFLDSDDLLAPGALTALDARLRATGDPEVLLFDHDRLDVWEHRTESGDGDFLQAAALAGHAVFRATERPECLTVFPAAWNRVVRRDYWSGFAFGAGPYEDVPVAYEMLLAAPRIACLDRVCVTWRGRRRGSFSSTPGPRHLVLADRYDTLLARHDLPVLRAERDRRLTAVLDDPGRLRPQDRAAFFRRAGLPGTFAAHRAAELGTRAARRLRTHRNAAAREVYRRWYALERRRPLDDDLVVYAAYWNRGVLCSPAAIHRKARELAPHLHGVWVVRRGAQDAVPEGVDRVEANSRRYWELLARARFLVNNANFTGEVVKRPGQVYLQTHHGTPLKHMGMDLRAHPAVAKGMSFRRLLDHADQWDYSLSANPHSSEVWERVYPGDYLTLPTGYPRNDVYFTAGADDVRRIRARLGIPDGVRAILYAPTHRDYQREFVPQLDLARLCRALGREYLVLVRAHYFHPGVGPAALPEGALDVSAHTPLEELCLASDALLTDYSSLMFDYANLDRPIVVHAADWEVYRAARGVYFDLVSGRPGDTPGVVARDEAAIATAFRSGAWASPEAAELRAAFRARFCPWDDGRAAERAVRRVLLGEPELLPVLKPDERTPAPPP, encoded by the coding sequence ATGCCTCGGTTCAGTGTGATCGTCCCGGTATGGAAGACCCAGGGTTACGTCCGTGCGTGCCTGGAGTCGGTGCTCGGGCAGCGGTACGCGGACCTGGAGCTGATCGCGGTCGACGACTGCTCGCCCGACGGGTCGGCCGCCGTCGTCGACGAGGTCGCCGCCGCCGACCCCAGGGTGCTCCCGTTGCGGCGGCCCCGCAACGCAGGGCCCGGCGCGGCCCGGAACGCGGGGGCGGCCCGGGCCAGCGGCGACTACCTGCTCTTCCTCGACTCCGACGACCTCCTCGCGCCCGGCGCCCTGACCGCCCTCGACGCGAGGCTGCGGGCCACCGGTGACCCGGAGGTGCTGCTCTTCGACCACGACCGGCTCGACGTGTGGGAGCACCGTACGGAGAGCGGGGACGGCGACTTCCTGCAGGCGGCCGCGCTCGCCGGGCACGCCGTCTTCCGGGCCACCGAGCGCCCCGAGTGCCTGACCGTGTTCCCCGCCGCGTGGAACCGGGTGGTGCGGCGCGACTACTGGTCCGGGTTCGCCTTCGGCGCCGGGCCGTACGAGGACGTCCCGGTGGCGTACGAGATGCTGCTCGCCGCCCCGCGCATCGCCTGCCTGGACCGGGTCTGCGTCACGTGGCGCGGGCGCCGCCGCGGCAGCTTCTCCAGCACGCCGGGCCCGCGGCACCTCGTCCTGGCCGACCGGTACGACACGCTGCTGGCCCGGCACGACCTGCCGGTGCTGCGCGCCGAGCGGGACCGGCGGCTCACGGCCGTCCTGGACGACCCCGGGCGGCTGCGCCCGCAGGACCGCGCCGCCTTCTTCCGCCGCGCCGGGCTGCCCGGCACCTTCGCCGCCCACCGCGCCGCGGAGCTGGGCACCCGGGCCGCCCGGCGGCTGCGCACGCACCGCAACGCCGCCGCCCGCGAGGTGTACCGCCGCTGGTACGCCCTGGAACGCCGCCGCCCGCTCGACGACGACCTGGTGGTGTACGCGGCGTACTGGAACCGGGGGGTGCTGTGCAGCCCCGCCGCGATCCACCGCAAGGCCCGCGAGCTCGCCCCGCACCTGCACGGGGTGTGGGTGGTCCGGCGCGGTGCGCAGGACGCGGTCCCCGAGGGCGTCGACCGGGTGGAGGCGAACTCCCGCCGCTACTGGGAGCTGCTGGCCCGCGCCCGCTTCCTGGTGAACAACGCCAACTTCACCGGGGAGGTCGTCAAGCGCCCCGGCCAGGTCTACCTGCAGACCCACCACGGCACCCCGCTCAAGCACATGGGCATGGACCTGCGCGCCCACCCCGCGGTGGCCAAGGGCATGAGCTTCCGCCGCCTGCTGGACCACGCCGACCAGTGGGACTACTCCCTGTCCGCCAACCCCCACTCCAGCGAGGTCTGGGAGCGGGTCTACCCCGGCGATTACCTGACACTGCCGACCGGCTACCCCCGCAACGACGTCTACTTCACCGCGGGCGCCGACGACGTGCGGCGGATCCGGGCCCGGCTGGGCATCCCGGACGGGGTCAGGGCGATCCTGTACGCCCCCACGCACCGCGACTACCAGCGGGAGTTCGTCCCGCAGCTGGACCTCGCCCGGCTGTGCCGGGCGCTGGGGCGGGAGTACCTGGTGCTGGTCCGCGCGCACTACTTCCACCCCGGGGTCGGCCCGGCGGCGCTGCCGGAGGGGGCGCTGGACGTCTCCGCGCACACACCGCTGGAGGAGCTGTGCCTGGCCTCCGACGCGCTGCTCACCGACTACTCGTCGCTGATGTTCGACTACGCCAACCTCGACCGCCCGATCGTGGTCCACGCCGCCGACTGGGAGGTGTACCGGGCCGCCCGCGGGGTCTACTTCGACCTGGTCTCCGGGCGCCCCGGCGACACCCCGGGCGTGGTCGCCCGTGACGAGGCCGCGATCGCCACCGCCTTCCGCTCCGGCGCCTGGGCCTCGCCGGAGGCGGCCGAGCTGCGGGCGGCCTTCCGGGCCCGCTTCTGCCCCTGGGACGACGGCCGCGCCGCCGAACGCGCCGTACGGCGGGTGCTGCTCGGCGAACCGGAGCTGCTGCCGGTCCTCAAGCCGGACGAGCGCACCCCCGCGCCGCCGCCGTGA
- a CDS encoding bifunctional glycosyltransferase family 2 protein/CDP-glycerol:glycerophosphate glycerophosphotransferase encodes MPRFSVIVPAHKVQAYLHECLESVLGQSFSDFEVIAVDDRSPDASGAILDGFAARDRRVTVLHLKENVGLGPARNAGMARATGDYLLFLDSDDTLAPGSLQAVADRLKETAEPDVLVYDYARTYWDGRVVRNQRAPLLAQDARPAGPLDDRPELLRLLPVAWNKAYRREFVQRRDLAFPPGWYEDVPWTYPLLLSARSIAVLDRVCVHYRQRRRGSILRTTSSRHFDVFDQYDRVFAFLDRNPALDGWRAALFSRMTDHLLAVYNTPGRLPRSARGVYFQRCSVHFRRYRPQEPGSRPHGVPGGTRRLLVRLGARQVFDAVRTANALRRRLRRLVKDTARAAREAGLRLHYRIQRRRRLDPDLAVFAARRYAGYGGDPAALEAAVRDLAPHLRTAWITTPAYAATLPRGVRRLQPGSPAYWTALARATYLVNDVNFPHAYRKRRGQVNLHTHQGTPLGRTGLDVQGHPAASAGRDFARMLAHTDRWDFCLSANPHSTVVWERAYPAGYTTLEHGRPGNDVLLRADADDVRRIRARLGIPPESTAILYAPAHRDYRRGFHPPVDLVRLARELGPGHVVLYRAPDGHGGSGTLPEGLPDTVLDVSAHPSVQELCLAADALVTDYSPLMFDYAGLDRPIVVHAEDWTAYRAARGTYFDITAEAPGPVARSEDELLSILTTDTWRGPRSAQSRAAFRAHFCPWDDGHAAERVVRRVFLGEDGGQPAPLPPERRAPAPAVRP; translated from the coding sequence TTGCCCCGGTTCAGCGTCATCGTGCCCGCCCACAAGGTGCAGGCCTACCTGCACGAGTGCCTGGAGTCCGTGCTCGGGCAGAGCTTCTCGGACTTCGAGGTGATCGCCGTCGACGACCGCTCCCCGGACGCGAGCGGTGCCATCCTCGACGGCTTCGCGGCCCGCGACCGCAGGGTGACCGTCCTGCACCTGAAGGAGAACGTGGGCCTCGGCCCGGCCCGCAACGCCGGGATGGCCCGCGCCACCGGGGACTACCTGCTCTTCCTCGACAGCGACGACACCCTCGCGCCCGGCTCCCTTCAGGCCGTCGCCGACCGCCTGAAGGAGACCGCCGAGCCGGACGTGCTGGTCTACGACTACGCCCGCACCTACTGGGACGGCCGCGTCGTGCGCAACCAGCGCGCCCCCCTGCTCGCCCAGGACGCACGCCCCGCCGGGCCCCTCGACGACCGGCCCGAGCTGCTGCGGCTGCTGCCGGTCGCCTGGAACAAGGCGTACCGGCGGGAGTTCGTCCAGCGCCGCGACCTCGCCTTCCCGCCCGGCTGGTACGAGGACGTCCCCTGGACCTACCCCCTGCTGCTGTCCGCCCGCAGCATCGCGGTGCTCGACCGGGTCTGCGTGCACTACCGGCAGCGCCGCCGGGGCAGCATCCTGCGCACCACCAGCAGCCGGCACTTCGACGTCTTCGACCAGTACGACCGGGTCTTCGCCTTCCTTGACCGCAACCCCGCCCTCGACGGCTGGCGGGCCGCCCTCTTCAGCCGGATGACCGACCACCTGCTGGCGGTCTACAACACCCCGGGGCGGCTTCCCCGCTCGGCCCGTGGCGTCTACTTCCAGCGCTGCAGCGTCCACTTCCGCCGCTACCGCCCGCAGGAGCCCGGCTCCCGTCCGCACGGCGTCCCCGGCGGCACCCGGCGGCTGCTCGTGCGGCTCGGCGCGCGGCAGGTCTTCGACGCCGTGCGCACCGCCAACGCGCTGCGCAGGAGGCTGCGGCGGCTGGTGAAGGACACCGCCCGGGCGGCCCGGGAGGCGGGCCTGCGGCTGCACTACCGGATCCAGCGGCGGCGCCGTCTGGACCCGGACCTCGCCGTCTTCGCGGCCCGCCGCTACGCCGGCTACGGCGGCGACCCCGCCGCCCTGGAGGCCGCCGTCCGCGACCTGGCCCCGCACCTGCGCACCGCGTGGATCACGACCCCGGCGTACGCGGCCACCCTGCCGCGCGGCGTACGCCGGCTCCAGCCCGGCTCGCCCGCGTACTGGACGGCGCTGGCGCGCGCCACCTACCTGGTCAACGACGTCAACTTCCCGCACGCCTACCGCAAGCGGCGCGGCCAGGTGAACCTCCACACCCACCAGGGCACCCCGCTCGGCCGCACGGGCCTGGACGTCCAGGGACACCCGGCCGCCTCGGCGGGCCGGGACTTCGCCCGGATGCTGGCCCACACCGACCGCTGGGACTTCTGCCTGTCCGCCAACCCGCACTCGACGGTGGTCTGGGAGCGGGCCTACCCCGCCGGCTACACCACCTTGGAGCACGGGCGGCCCGGCAACGACGTCCTGCTGCGCGCCGACGCCGACGACGTGCGGCGGATCCGGGCCCGGCTGGGCATCCCGCCGGAGTCCACCGCGATCCTGTACGCGCCCGCGCACCGCGACTACCGGCGCGGCTTCCACCCGCCCGTCGACCTGGTCCGGCTGGCCCGTGAACTCGGCCCCGGCCACGTGGTCCTGTACCGGGCACCGGACGGCCACGGCGGCTCGGGCACGCTCCCCGAGGGGCTGCCGGACACCGTGCTGGACGTCTCCGCCCACCCGTCGGTCCAAGAGCTGTGCCTGGCGGCGGACGCCCTGGTGACCGACTACTCCCCCCTGATGTTCGACTACGCCGGCCTCGACCGCCCGATCGTGGTCCACGCCGAGGACTGGACGGCCTACCGGGCCGCCCGCGGCACCTACTTCGACATCACCGCCGAAGCCCCCGGGCCGGTCGCCCGGAGCGAGGACGAACTCCTGTCCATCCTCACCACGGACACCTGGCGCGGCCCCCGTTCGGCCCAGTCGCGGGCCGCGTTCCGGGCCCACTTCTGCCCGTGGGACGACGGCCACGCCGCCGAGCGGGTCGTACGGCGGGTCTTCCTCGGCGAGGACGGCGGCCAGCCGGCCCCCCTCCCCCCGGAGCGCCGCGCCCCCGCCCCGGCGGTCCGCCCCTGA